A region of Trichoplusia ni isolate ovarian cell line Hi5 chromosome 23, tn1, whole genome shotgun sequence DNA encodes the following proteins:
- the LOC113504914 gene encoding piggyBac transposable element-derived protein 4-like isoform X1, translated as MEPDRIIDDVGLPEASTSKSVGTGRHFPDDDDYDWQPNQRPHDLDMSYSEILSGPLGEELRVDSGSEEEEEPMSLEELRAILEETAEDVEEDPEEHERLSESFNWSSDYSTFRGQPEVYSQAGERGPNIKETDPLKLFTHVWDHDIMNSIVAQTNEYAWQTIAQASELPDGISAHSRLNDWVETTTDELYKLFAVMIFMSLMVAGRVSEYWSTGTLAMPGFRKLMSIKRYWLLMRFLHFVDNNTISVHGSDRKVAKIQPIIDHCNKKFNSMYTPRREISIDESLLLFKGRLSWIQCIRTKAARFGIKFYELCEAVTGYLLKFEVYTGKKYPQTGDSAEDSLYGFTSASAKVVLRLMQRFLNKGHCLVMDNFYNSVTLTRFLKLNKTDVIGTLNRRRMGTPRDIQILNERKLQKAAVVSRHCGDVSVLSWKDVKLVTTVSTYHNADMLPGRRAGQQILKPVVVHDYNKYMGGVDLKDQMLSMYLMERKRGMKWYLKVFKRLINVSILNIFIIHRENSTNPLSHRQFRYKLAEQLAQKYPNLTLSRLINPPALLRLDGDNHFPIYADSLEDRAGSKRNKIKRNRCVRCSLKKIRKEVNTVCQKCQKFLCLGQCWIEYHTLENL; from the exons ATGGAGCCAGACCGAATTATTGACGACGTCGGGCTTCCCGAAGCCAGCACTTCAAAAAGTGTG GGTACCGGAAGACATTTTCCCGATGACGACGATTATGATTGGCAGCCTAATCAAAGGCCTCATGACCTTGATATGTCTTATTCCGAG ATACTCAGTGGGCCATTAGGCGAGGAGCTAAGAGTGGATTCGGGCAGTGAGGAAGAGGAGGAACCTATGTCGCTGGAGGAGCTTCGAGCTATCCTGGAAGAGACAGCCGAAGATGTTGAGGAAGATCCCGAAGAACACGAGAGGCTGTCTGAATCTTTCAATTGGTCAAGCGATTATAGTACATTTAGAGGTCAACCGGAAGTTTATTCCCAGGCAGGCGAGCGAGGTCCCAATATTAAGGAAACAGATCCTCTGAAGCTATTCACTCATGTTTGGGATCACGATATAATGAACAGTATTGTGGCACAGACCAACGAGTATGCCTGGCAAACGATAGCGCAAGCATCCGAGTTACCGGACGGTATCTCGGCGCATTCTCGATTAAATGATTGGGTAGAAACCACTACTGATGAGCTGTACAAGCTCTTTGCGGTGATGATTTTTATGTCGCTGATGGTCGCAGGACGTGTGAGTGAATACTGGAGCACGGGTACCCTGGCCATGCCAGGTTTTCGTAAACTTATGAGTATAAAACGGTACTGGCTACTCATGCGTTTCCTGCACTTTGTCGATAACAATACTATCAGTGTTCATGGTTCCGATCGTAAAGTTGCTAAGATACAACCCATCATTGaccattgtaataaaaagtttaatagcatGTACACGCCTCGCAGAGAAATAAGCATTGACGAATCGTTGCTGCTTTTTAAAGGACGCTTGAGTTGGATTCAGTGTATCCGTACAAAAGCAGCACGGTTTggtatcaaattttatgaactttgcgAGGCGGTTACAGGCTATTTGCTCAAATTTGAGGTTTACAcgggaaaaaaatatccacagacAGGGGACTCTGCGGAGGACTCCTTGTATGGCTTTACGAGCGCAAGTGCGAAAGTGGTGCTAAGGCTCATGCAAAGATTCCTCAACAAAGGTCACTGTCTTGTAAtggataacttttataattcagttactttgacacgatttttaaagttgaataagaCCGATGTCATCGGAACTCTGAACAGGCGAAGAATGGGGACACCGAGGGACATACAAATTCTCAACGAAAGGAAACTTCAAAAAGCAGCAGTGGTAAGTAGACACTGTGGTGACGTATCTGTCTTATCCTGGAAAGACGTTAAATTAGTAACCACAGTGTCGACTTACCACAATGCGGACATGTTGCCTGGAAGAAGAGCAggacaacaaatattgaagccTGTGGTTGTGCACGACTACAATAAGTACATGGGCGGTGtagatttaaaagatcaaatGCTGTCCATGTACTTAATGGAACGCAAAAGGGGGATGAAATGGTACTTGAAAGTGTTCAAACGGCTAATAAATGTTagcattttgaacatttttatcatacatcGCGAGAACAGCACAAATCCCCTCAGCCACAGGCAATTCAGATATAAATTGGCGGAGCAACTGGCTCAGAAATACCCAAATTTGACCTTATCTCGGCTAATAAATCCTCCTGCTCTTCTCCGCTTAGATGGTGATAATCACTTTCCAATCTATGCAGATTCTTTAGAAGATCGAGCGGGgagcaaaagaaacaaaattaaaagaaaccgcTGCGTTCGTtgctccttaaaaaaaatacggaaagaAGTTAACACCGTTTGCCAGAAGTGTCAGAAGTTCCTTTGTCTCGGTCAATGTTGGATTGAATACCACACTctcgaaaatttataa
- the LOC113504914 gene encoding piggyBac transposable element-derived protein 4-like isoform X2: MSYSEILSGPLGEELRVDSGSEEEEEPMSLEELRAILEETAEDVEEDPEEHERLSESFNWSSDYSTFRGQPEVYSQAGERGPNIKETDPLKLFTHVWDHDIMNSIVAQTNEYAWQTIAQASELPDGISAHSRLNDWVETTTDELYKLFAVMIFMSLMVAGRVSEYWSTGTLAMPGFRKLMSIKRYWLLMRFLHFVDNNTISVHGSDRKVAKIQPIIDHCNKKFNSMYTPRREISIDESLLLFKGRLSWIQCIRTKAARFGIKFYELCEAVTGYLLKFEVYTGKKYPQTGDSAEDSLYGFTSASAKVVLRLMQRFLNKGHCLVMDNFYNSVTLTRFLKLNKTDVIGTLNRRRMGTPRDIQILNERKLQKAAVVSRHCGDVSVLSWKDVKLVTTVSTYHNADMLPGRRAGQQILKPVVVHDYNKYMGGVDLKDQMLSMYLMERKRGMKWYLKVFKRLINVSILNIFIIHRENSTNPLSHRQFRYKLAEQLAQKYPNLTLSRLINPPALLRLDGDNHFPIYADSLEDRAGSKRNKIKRNRCVRCSLKKIRKEVNTVCQKCQKFLCLGQCWIEYHTLENL; this comes from the exons ATGTCTTATTCCGAG ATACTCAGTGGGCCATTAGGCGAGGAGCTAAGAGTGGATTCGGGCAGTGAGGAAGAGGAGGAACCTATGTCGCTGGAGGAGCTTCGAGCTATCCTGGAAGAGACAGCCGAAGATGTTGAGGAAGATCCCGAAGAACACGAGAGGCTGTCTGAATCTTTCAATTGGTCAAGCGATTATAGTACATTTAGAGGTCAACCGGAAGTTTATTCCCAGGCAGGCGAGCGAGGTCCCAATATTAAGGAAACAGATCCTCTGAAGCTATTCACTCATGTTTGGGATCACGATATAATGAACAGTATTGTGGCACAGACCAACGAGTATGCCTGGCAAACGATAGCGCAAGCATCCGAGTTACCGGACGGTATCTCGGCGCATTCTCGATTAAATGATTGGGTAGAAACCACTACTGATGAGCTGTACAAGCTCTTTGCGGTGATGATTTTTATGTCGCTGATGGTCGCAGGACGTGTGAGTGAATACTGGAGCACGGGTACCCTGGCCATGCCAGGTTTTCGTAAACTTATGAGTATAAAACGGTACTGGCTACTCATGCGTTTCCTGCACTTTGTCGATAACAATACTATCAGTGTTCATGGTTCCGATCGTAAAGTTGCTAAGATACAACCCATCATTGaccattgtaataaaaagtttaatagcatGTACACGCCTCGCAGAGAAATAAGCATTGACGAATCGTTGCTGCTTTTTAAAGGACGCTTGAGTTGGATTCAGTGTATCCGTACAAAAGCAGCACGGTTTggtatcaaattttatgaactttgcgAGGCGGTTACAGGCTATTTGCTCAAATTTGAGGTTTACAcgggaaaaaaatatccacagacAGGGGACTCTGCGGAGGACTCCTTGTATGGCTTTACGAGCGCAAGTGCGAAAGTGGTGCTAAGGCTCATGCAAAGATTCCTCAACAAAGGTCACTGTCTTGTAAtggataacttttataattcagttactttgacacgatttttaaagttgaataagaCCGATGTCATCGGAACTCTGAACAGGCGAAGAATGGGGACACCGAGGGACATACAAATTCTCAACGAAAGGAAACTTCAAAAAGCAGCAGTGGTAAGTAGACACTGTGGTGACGTATCTGTCTTATCCTGGAAAGACGTTAAATTAGTAACCACAGTGTCGACTTACCACAATGCGGACATGTTGCCTGGAAGAAGAGCAggacaacaaatattgaagccTGTGGTTGTGCACGACTACAATAAGTACATGGGCGGTGtagatttaaaagatcaaatGCTGTCCATGTACTTAATGGAACGCAAAAGGGGGATGAAATGGTACTTGAAAGTGTTCAAACGGCTAATAAATGTTagcattttgaacatttttatcatacatcGCGAGAACAGCACAAATCCCCTCAGCCACAGGCAATTCAGATATAAATTGGCGGAGCAACTGGCTCAGAAATACCCAAATTTGACCTTATCTCGGCTAATAAATCCTCCTGCTCTTCTCCGCTTAGATGGTGATAATCACTTTCCAATCTATGCAGATTCTTTAGAAGATCGAGCGGGgagcaaaagaaacaaaattaaaagaaaccgcTGCGTTCGTtgctccttaaaaaaaatacggaaagaAGTTAACACCGTTTGCCAGAAGTGTCAGAAGTTCCTTTGTCTCGGTCAATGTTGGATTGAATACCACACTctcgaaaatttataa